In the genome of Olsenella profusa DSM 13989, one region contains:
- a CDS encoding CDP-alcohol phosphatidyltransferase family protein has product MTQVRHGLTHRLSERVMMGVDPSVAGAQAAGTITAPLGTSGNPSHRVLTAANAITMLRLVLTVVFLVLFVRHINRTLALACYAVAAATDFLDGQVARRTQTVSWLGKVMDPVMDRVLLFTGVLALLVTGELPLWTAVFVIGRDVYLLIGGMMLQRYRKRPVDVAYVGKAATAVLMTGFVLMLLKWPPLAALHLVRAVWLPGINGTDSCVGVLFVYLGCVLSFITAVVYTRTGLTIRRKCLESQGGGSR; this is encoded by the coding sequence GTGACACAAGTGAGACATGGCCTTACGCATCGGCTGTCCGAACGCGTGATGATGGGCGTCGACCCCTCCGTTGCTGGCGCGCAGGCCGCGGGGACGATCACGGCCCCCCTTGGCACCTCGGGGAATCCCTCTCATCGGGTGCTGACGGCCGCCAACGCAATCACGATGCTCCGCCTCGTCCTCACGGTCGTGTTCCTCGTGCTCTTCGTGCGGCATATCAACCGAACGCTCGCGCTTGCCTGCTATGCCGTGGCAGCCGCCACCGACTTCCTCGATGGGCAGGTGGCCCGCCGTACGCAGACGGTCAGCTGGTTGGGCAAGGTCATGGATCCCGTGATGGATCGCGTGCTGCTCTTCACGGGCGTTCTCGCACTCTTGGTGACCGGCGAGCTCCCGCTCTGGACGGCCGTGTTCGTGATTGGTCGTGACGTCTACCTCCTGATTGGTGGGATGATGCTTCAACGCTATCGCAAGCGTCCCGTCGACGTCGCCTACGTGGGCAAGGCCGCCACGGCCGTCCTCATGACGGGCTTCGTGCTCATGCTGCTCAAGTGGCCGCCGCTTGCAGCGCTCCATCTCGTCCGTGCCGTCTGGTTGCCCGGCATCAACGGCACCGATTCCTGCGTGGGCGTGCTCTTCGTCTACCTGGGATGCGTCCTGTCCTTCATCACGGCGGTCGTCTATACGCGCACGGGCCTCACCATTCGCAGGAAG